From the Lathyrus oleraceus cultivar Zhongwan6 chromosome 4, CAAS_Psat_ZW6_1.0, whole genome shotgun sequence genome, one window contains:
- the LOC127136617 gene encoding uncharacterized protein LOC127136617, with protein MSQYQTPSGSKTTKPTHKDRMPSMDFLDEEILDVIPLSVIPGEAPDSNHPMDASTYACPTQGNNSSIPSSSTHATSSKDDMHHTDRVIRNLVTRILNEGHSEKGVFTPLSRMDPSPEVEPHSEKDDDSSRSEKDMVAEGLCPLGQTVSGKKSVASTTANTSQSEKHDSANNVIDLEDDRYDDQDDNLLHHLKPSVAKRMKTRKGRSVAEMMSAKIAKKTTGVGPSKSWRKVDMKKRKVREVSESGEDVPDIAPVKRTIVRKSPVKAVVCYEGLVKEFVVNIPEDIADKNSKEFYKVFVRGKCITFSPTMINKFLGRGTKGACELEATDNEVCREISARQMKEWPSKKHLPVGKLTIKYTMLHKIRSANWPASKGGLIAELKETCKELDTRIRVATTRKEALEALIASLEKLKERILDKLRKQKPKPLSCKLKLL; from the exons ATGTCACAATATCAAACACCATCTGGTTCAAAAACTACTAAGCCTACTCACAAGGATAGAATGCCTTCAatggactttcttgatgaagaAATTTTGGATGTGATTCCCCTGTCTGTTATTCCAGGCGAAGCTCCAGACTcaaaccatcccatggatgcatctACTTATGCATGCCCCACTCAAGGTAACAACTCTAGTATCCCTTCTAGCTCTACTCATGCCACTAGTTCTAAGGACGACATGCaccacactgatcgtgtcataagaaacctagtcactagaatcctcAATGAAGGACATTCTGAGAAGGGAGTTTTTACTCCTCTATCTAGAATGGACCCCTCTCCCGAGGTTGAACCTCATAGTGAGAAGGATGATGATTCCTCTAGATCTGAGAAGGATATGGTTGCTGAAGGTTTGTGCCCTTTAGGGCAAACTGTGTCTGGTAAGAAATCTGTGGCATCTACTACTGCCAATACTTCGCAGTCTGAGAAGCATGATTCTGCAAACAatgtgattgacctagaggatgataggtATGATGATCAAGATGATAACTTACTTCACCATTTAAAACCTAGTGTGGCTAAGCGGATGAAGACTAGAAAAGGTAGatctgtggctgaaatgatgtcagccaAAATAGCTAAGAAGACTACTGGTGTAGGTCCCTCAAAATCCTGGAGAAAAGTTGATATGAAGAAGAGGAAGGTAAGAGAAGTTTCTGAGTCTGGcgaagatgtccctgacatcgCCCCTGTGAAGAGGACAATTGTGAGGAAGTCCCCTGTAAAGGCTGTTGTT TGCTATGAAGGATTGGTTAAGGAATTCGTTGTCAACATTCCTGAAGATATTGCTGATAAAAACAGCAAGGAATTTTATAAAGTGTTTgtaagagggaagtgtatcaCATTTTCTCCCACTATGATTAACAAGTTTTTGGGAAGAGGTACAAAAGGTGCTTGTGAATTGGAAGCCACTGACAATGAGGTTTGTAGAGAAATTTCAGCAAGACAGATGAAGGAGTGGCCTAGTAAAAAGCATCTCCCTGTTGGGAAGCTGACTATTAAGTATACCATGTTACATAAGATAAGGTCTGCAAATTGG ccagcctcaaaagGTGGTCTTATTGCTGAGCTGAAGGAAACTTGTAAAGAGTTGGATACAAggataagggtagcaacaacCAGGAAAGAAGCATTGGAGGCTCTTATTGCTAGCTTGGAGAAGCTGAAAGAGAGAATATTGGACAAGCTAAGGAAgcagaagcccaaacctctatcatgcaagctcaagctcctctGA